The following are encoded in a window of Vigna unguiculata cultivar IT97K-499-35 chromosome 8, ASM411807v1, whole genome shotgun sequence genomic DNA:
- the LOC114194876 gene encoding uncharacterized protein LOC114194876 has product MDRSWMNERRISEKYEKGVSEFLQYVQEHAISSNGTYFCPCVRCLNQIRHDLGTMRDHLFIFGIMRSYTLWTWHGEVLDKPTTSRGTDYVDDWMNDHLEDMVRDVGEENFGKVHLYDSLKSDSEEQLYPGCTNFTRLSATLKLFSLKARHGWTDTSFTELLELLKEMLPENNTLPIRNYEAKKVLCPMGLEYQKIHACPNGCVLYRDEFASLKACPTCGLSRFKKKIDGNSGDEDKDGPPAKVMWYLPIIPRFKRLFSIKEDAKNLKWHVDGRKCDNLLRHPADSPQWKKIDETFPEFGAEPRNLRLGLATDGMNPYGNLSSKHSSWPILLMIYNLSPLLCMKRKYMMLSMMISGPRQPGNDIDVYLKPLIDDLKLLWEEGVDVYDSYSEELFCLRAMLFCTINDFPAYGNLSGYSVKGHFACPICEKNTSYIQLKHDQKTVYTRHRKFLPRNHPYRRMKKEFNGSPEDEVVARPRNGEEIYNQVENIDIVFGKHPKKKTTEKSIWKKRSIFFNLPYWCKLDVRHCIDVMHVEKNVCDSVIGTLLNVKGKTKDGVKARQDLAEMGIRSELHAQSIGRRTYLPPACHTLSRKEKQIFCECLRSVKVPQGYSSNISSLVSMQDLKLVGLKSHDCHVLMQQLLPVAFRAILPTSVRGILTRLCMFFNAICKKVIDPRVLDDLENEAIRLLCQLEMYFPPSFFDIMVHLIVHLVREIRLCGPVFLRWMYPVERYMKILKGYVKNQYRPEASIIERYIAEEAIEFCSSYMPSCEPIGVPKTRHEGKCEGKGVRGVKIQSVSRKLVDQAHLYILNNTVEVIPYITQHIDETKSAHPRMSEKRALNEHNKTFLSWFKKKVYATPNVSETLLRLARGPNNDVITYGRYYINNHCFYSKMEDDKSRVQNSGVTLQAESVHFASSKDKNPVRASMSYFGIIHEIWEVDYVTFRVPVFKCKWVDSNSGVSTDDFGFTLVDLNKMSDTNEPFIMASQARQIFYVIDPANQKLSVVLEGRNMHVNDDEDCLDILETTSFSSRTIQDKVDDVTDDIHAIRSDHNEGIWENTIS; this is encoded by the coding sequence ATGGATCGAAGCTGGATGAATGAGCGTCGCATAAGTGAAAAGTATGAGAAGGGGGTTTCTGAGTTTTTGCAATATGTTCAAGAACACGCAATCTCAAGTAACGggacatatttttgtccttgtgtTCGTTGTCTTAATCAAATACGTCATGACTTAGGAACAATGCGTGATCATCTATTCATCTTTGGTATAATGAGAAGTTATACACTTTGGACTTGGCATGGAGAAGTATTAGACAAGCCTACAACGTCACGAGGAACAGATTATGTAGACGACTGGATGAATGATCATTTAGAAGATATGGTACGTGATGTTGGGGAGGAGAATTTTGGAAAAGTTCATTTATATGATTCTCTTAAGTCCGATTCAGAGGAACAATTGTACCCAGGATGCACTAACTTTACGCGACTGTCAGcaactttgaaattattcagTTTAAAAGCAAGGCATGGATGGACGGATACAAGTTTCACAGAATTGTTGGAGTTGTTAAAGGAGATGCTTCCAGAAAATAACACGTTACCTATCCGTAATTACGAAGCGAAGAAAGTTTTATGTCCAATGGGTTTGgaatatcaaaagatacatgCATGTCCAAATGGTTGTGTTTTATACAGAGACGAGTTTGCTTCACTGAAGGCGTGTCCAACATGTGGTTTATCgcggtttaaaaagaaaattgatggaaatagtGGCGATGAAGACAAAGATGGTCCACCTGCTAAGGTGATGTGGTACCTTCCTATAATTCCTAGATTCAAACGACTATTTTCCATTAAAGAAGATGCAAAAAACCTGAAATGGCACGTTGATGGAAGAAAGTGTGATAATCTTCTTCGACACCCAGCTGATTCTCCACAATGGAAGAAGATTGATGAAACATTTCCAGAATTTGGTGCTGAGCCAAGAAACTTAAGACTTGGACTTGCTACAGATGGTATGAATCCTTATGGGAACTTAAGTAGCAAACATAGTTCATGGCCAATTTTGCTGATGATTTACAATTTATCTCCTTTGTTGTGCATGAAGAGGAAAtatatgatgttgtctatgatgatatcgggTCCTAGACAACCTGGAAATGACATTGATGTGTACCTAAAGCCGTTGATCGATGATTTGAAACTATTATGGGAAGAAGGTGTCGATGTGTATGATTCATATTCTGAAGAATTGTTTTGTTTGCGTGCAATGTTGTTTTGCACCATAAATGATTTTCCAGCATATGGAAACTTGAGCGGTTACAGTGTTAAAGGTCATTTTGCATGTCccatttgtgaaaaaaacaCGAGTTATATTCAATTGAAGCACGATCAGAAAACTGTGTATACAAGACATCGAAAGTTTCTTCCTCGAAATCATCCTTATCGTAGaatgaaaaaagaatttaatgGAAGTCCTGAGGATGAAGTTGTAGCGAGACCCCGCAATGGTGAAGAAATATACAACCAAGTGGAAAACATTGACATTGTGTTTGGGAAACATCCAAAGAAAAAGACCACGGAAAAAAGCATTTGGAAGAAACGATCAATCTTCTTTAATCTTCCATATTGGTGTAAACTTGATGTACGACATTGTATAGATGTGATGCacgttgaaaaaaatgtatgtgatagCGTCATCGGGACTTTACTAAATGTAAAAGGAAAGACTAAAGATGGAGTTAAAGCACGACAAGATTTGGCTGAAATGGGCATCCGTTCTGAGTTACATGCACAATCAATTGGAAGACGAACCTACCTGCCTCCAGCTTGTCACACTCTTTCTAGAAAAGAGAAGCAAATTTTTTGTGAGTGTTTAAGAAGTGTGAAGGTTCCCCAAggttactcttcaaatattagtaGCCTTGTTTCTATGCAAGATTTAAAGTTAGTCGGTTtaaagtctcacgattgtcATGTGTTGATGCAACAACTTTTACCAGTAGCTTTTCGAGCCATCTTACCTACTTCTGTCAGAGGTATTCTAACACGTTTGTGTATGTTCTTCAATGCCATATGCAAGAAAGTTATTGACCCTCGAGTGTTAGACGATTTGGAAAATGAGGCCATTAGACTATTGTGTCAATTGGAAATGTATTTTCCACCTTCATTTTTCGATATCATGGTTCATTTGATAGTTCATCTTGTGAGGGAAATTCGATTATGTGGGCCAGTTTTCTTGAGATGGATGTACCCAGTGGAAAGATACATGAAGATCTTAAAGGGATATGTCAAGAATCAGTATCGACCAGAAGCTTCTATTATAGAGCGGTACATTGCAGAAGAAGCCATTGAATTCTGCTCAAGTTATATGCCAAGTTGTGAACCAATTGGAGTTCCTAAGACTAGACATGAAGGTAAATGTGAAGGTAAGGGTGTGCGTGGAGTGAAGATTCAAAGTGTTAGTAGAAAATTAGTTGATCAAGCCCATTTGTACATCTTAAACAACACTGTAGAGGTCATTCCTTACATAACGCAACACATTGATGAAACGAAATCAGCACATCCACGAATGAGTGAAAAAAGGGCACTTAATGAACATAACAAAACATTCTTATCATGGTTTAAGAAAAAGGTTTACGCGACTCCAAATGTTTCTGAAACTCTATTGAGGCTAGCTCGTGGACCGAACAATGATGTCATTACATATGGCAGGTACTACATAAACaatcattgtttttattcaaagatggaagatgacaaaagtaGAGTTCAAAATAGTGGGGTTACACTTCAAGCTGAATCTGTACATTTTGCCAGTTCTAAGGACAAGAATCCAGTTAGAGCATCCATGAGTTACTTTGGAATAATACACGAAATATGGGAAGTTGATTATGTGACTTTTAGAGTGCCAGTTTTCAAGTGTAAATGGGTTGATAGTAATTCGGGTGTTAGCACAGATGACTTTGGCTTTACTTTGGTGGATCTTAACAAGATGAGTGATACAAATGAACCATTTATTATGGCTAGTCAAgcaagacaaattttttatgtcattgATCCAGCCAATCAGAAATTGTCAGTTGTATTGGAAGGAAGAAACATGCACgtaaatgatgatgaagattgTCTAGACATACTTGAGACAACGTctttctcatcaagaaccattcAAGACAAAGTTGATGATGTAACTGATGACATCCAtgctattcgaagtgatcacaATGAAGGCATATGGGAGAACACAATTTCTTGA
- the LOC114194877 gene encoding histone-lysine N-methyltransferase 2D-like, with the protein MQFRACRESGDWQEKRTAAQQRQRLNDTPHVLSRGGYALLEKKLKKSRAQSLGLESPDLVDAIPRYEMWKAARTKSDGQMTSQSAQIISQKIDELIEQETQGSFVGHGRDDILTTAIGRPEHPGRVRGVGGSIGLRDYFGPPQRSNESLSQEALRKMEQQMEERFNQRMGIMEQRFMEQLQQQQQIQRTLEEKLQSMQQQNMELPTQAPTGQL; encoded by the exons ATGCAATTTCGTGCATGTAGAGAGTCTGGAGACTGGCAg GAAAAAAGGACAGCAGCCCAACAAAGACAAAGGCTTAATGATACACCACATGTACTCTCTCGAGGTGGTTATGCATtattggagaaaaaattgaaaaagtcgcGTGCACAGTCTCTGGGACTTGAGTCCCCTGACCTAGTGGATGCAATTCCTAGGTACGAGATGTGGAAGGCTGCTCGGACTAAGTCCGATGGGCAAATGACATCACAATCAGCTCAAATCATATCTCAAAAAATA GATGAATTAATTGAGCAAGAGACTCAGGGTTCGTTTGTTGGCCATGGTCGGGACGATATACTCACAACGGCAATTGGAAGGCCAGAGCACCCAggacgtgtgcgtggtgttGGAGGTTCCATTGGTCTTCGAGATTACTTTGGTCCTCCACAAAGAAGTAATGAATCGTTGAGTCAAGAGGCCTTGAGGAAGATGGAGCAACAAATGGAGGAAAGATTCAACCAACGCATGGGAATTATGGAGCAACGTTTTATGGAACAACTTCAACAGCAGCAACAAATACAAAGAACACTTGAAGAAAAGCTTCAATCCATGCAGCAACAGAACATGGAATTACCCACTCAAGCTCCAACAGGACAAC TATGA
- the LOC114195332 gene encoding NAC domain-containing protein 2-like: MAAAPQLHFPPGFRFHPTDEELVLHYLCRKCINQQIAVPIIAEIDLYKYDPWDLPGMALYGEKEWYFFSPRDRKYPNGSRPNRSAGTGYWKATGADKPIGKPKPVGIKKALVFYSGKAPKGEKTNWIMHEYRLAEVDRSVRRKNSLRLDDWVLCRIYNKKGPVEKQPPVKIECSELAEEKPAIAPPYAEATVVDCVNFEASDSVPRLLTTDSSGSEQVVSPGPASEVQSEPKRSNIEFEYNYVDATLASQFHSANQMSPLQDIFMYLSKPF, encoded by the exons ATGGCCGCCGCACCGCAACTTCACTTTCCCCCAGGATTCAGATTCCACCCCACAGACGAAGAACTCGTCCTTCATTACCTCTGCCGCAAATGCATCAACCAACAAATCGCCGTTCCCATAATCGCCGAAATCGACCTCTACAAATACGACCCTTGGGACCTCCCAG GAATGGCGTTGTACGGAGAGAAAGAGTGGTATTTCTTCTCGCCGAGGGACCGGAAGTACCCCAACGGTTCGCGCCCAAACCGCTCCGCGGGAACCGGGTACTGGAAAGCAACCGGAGCAGATAAACCGATTGGTAAACCGAAACCGGTTGGGATAAAAAAAGCGTTGGTGTTTTATTCTGGAAAAGCGCCCAAGGGAGAGAAGACAAACTGGATCATGCACGAGTATCGCCTCGCCGAGGTGGACCGTTCCGTTCGCAGAAAAAACAGCTTGAGG CTGGATGACTGGGTGCTGTGTCGCATATACAACAAGAAAGGCCCAGTTGAGAAGCAACCACCGGTCAAAATTGAGTGTTCCGAATTGGCGGAGGAGAAGCCGGCGATTGCGCCGCCGTACGCGGAGGCGACGGTGGTGGACTGTGTGAACTTCGAGGCGTCGGATTCGGTGCCTCGGCTGCTGACGACGGACTCGAGCGGCTCCGAGCAGGTGGTCTCGCCGGGGCCGGCGAGCGAGGTGCAGAGCGAGCCGAAGAGGAGCAACATTGAGTTTGAGTACAATTACGTGGATGCCACTCTGGCGTCGCAGTTCCATAGCGCGAATCAGATGTCGCCGCTGCAGGATATCTTCATGTACCTCTCGAAACCATTTTGA